The following proteins are co-located in the Desulfobacterales bacterium genome:
- a CDS encoding type II toxin-antitoxin system VapC family toxin has translation MAQPILLDTDVLVDFFRGLDKAVAFVHQYNDRIILSSIVVAELYAGVKEDAEQNALQNFISLFRVVPIDAAIGKAGGLYRRDYGKSHGVGIADAILAATAESENAELKTLNTKHYPMFKNLNPAYKK, from the coding sequence ATGGCGCAGCCGATTCTATTAGACACCGATGTTCTTGTTGATTTTTTCAGGGGATTGGACAAAGCCGTTGCTTTCGTTCATCAATATAATGATCGGATTATTTTGTCATCAATTGTGGTTGCAGAGTTGTATGCCGGTGTCAAAGAAGATGCGGAACAAAATGCTTTGCAGAACTTTATATCCCTGTTCCGTGTTGTCCCGATAGATGCCGCTATCGGAAAAGCCGGGGGTCTTTATCGACGAGATTATGGCAAGTCCCATGGCGTTGGAATTGCAGATGCGATATTGGCTGCAACCGCTGAATCCGAAAATGCCGAATTAAAGACCCTCAATACCAAACACTATCCGATGTTTAAAAACCTCAACCCTGCCTATAAAAAGTAA
- a CDS encoding CopG family transcriptional regulator, translated as MIRTQIYLTEQQRNELAAMAKSHGKKQSELIREAIDILIKQAGKSHRELVLRESAGIWKNRTDLPDFESIRSEWDRE; from the coding sequence ATGATAAGGACTCAAATTTATTTAACAGAGCAGCAGCGTAATGAATTGGCTGCCATGGCTAAATCACATGGAAAAAAACAGAGCGAACTCATTAGAGAGGCCATCGACATCCTGATCAAACAAGCCGGTAAAAGCCATAGGGAACTTGTGCTTCGTGAGTCTGCCGGAATTTGGAAGAATCGAACGGATCTTCCTGATTTTGAATCCATTCGTTCCGAATGGGACCGGGAATAA
- a CDS encoding response regulator, whose translation MKDKPVILIVDDQPQDVELLEAHLVPQGYEIVKAASGEEALEKLSSNQIALILMDVLMPGMDGFEVTRRIRRDTAYRLIPIILITALQETEDRVKGIEAGCDDFLSKPLDKMELFARVRSLLQVKAYNDLMRDYQIKLEAMVTSRTEELRHSLEALQQEIAERKRMEEERQNLQAQFTQAQKMESIGRLAGGVAHDFNNKLTIINGYAELAIEMMDPSDPLHEAIREIHTAGNQSADIVRQLLAFARQQTISPVQLDLNDTISSMMKMLQRLIGENIDLVWHPGNNLWPVKIDPSQVDQVMANLVVNARDAISDVGKLVIETKNTTVDEDYCKSNPEAIPGRYVMLAVSDDGCGIETEVMGQLFEPFFTTKEIGKGTGLGLPTVYGIVKQNNGFINVYSEPGEGTTFKIYLPSHEEDRSSLQSTKEFSEQIPTGTETVLVVEDEKTILQLSKQMLERLGYTVETAGTASEALQIFHEYDGIIDLLITDVVMPEMSGRELSSQLLKNHPGLKTLYMSGYTANVIAHHGVIDEGVQFIHKPFSLKDLGLKVREVLEQE comes from the coding sequence TTGAAAGACAAGCCGGTAATCTTGATTGTTGATGATCAGCCCCAAGATGTTGAACTTCTCGAAGCACATCTTGTTCCGCAGGGCTATGAAATTGTCAAAGCGGCAAGCGGGGAAGAAGCGCTGGAGAAGCTATCCAGTAATCAAATCGCGCTGATTCTGATGGACGTATTGATGCCGGGCATGGATGGCTTTGAAGTGACCCGCAGGATCAGACGAGATACTGCATATCGACTGATCCCGATCATCCTGATTACCGCGTTGCAGGAAACGGAAGACCGGGTGAAGGGGATTGAAGCCGGTTGTGATGATTTTCTTTCAAAGCCACTTGATAAGATGGAACTCTTTGCCCGTGTCCGGTCCCTGCTGCAGGTCAAAGCCTATAATGACTTGATGCGTGATTATCAGATAAAGCTGGAAGCCATGGTAACCAGCAGAACAGAAGAATTGAGGCATTCCTTGGAGGCCCTGCAGCAGGAGATTGCCGAGCGCAAGCGGATGGAGGAGGAGCGCCAGAACCTCCAGGCCCAGTTTACCCAGGCCCAGAAAATGGAATCCATAGGCCGGCTGGCCGGCGGCGTGGCCCATGATTTCAACAACAAGCTTACCATTATCAACGGTTATGCAGAACTGGCCATCGAAATGATGGACCCATCAGATCCCCTCCACGAAGCAATCCGGGAAATCCACACCGCAGGAAATCAATCCGCGGATATAGTTAGGCAGTTGCTGGCTTTTGCCCGTCAACAGACCATCAGTCCGGTACAGCTCGATTTAAACGATACCATTTCCAGCATGATGAAAATGTTGCAGCGACTGATTGGCGAAAACATTGACCTCGTATGGCACCCCGGAAACAACCTGTGGCCGGTGAAGATTGACCCCTCCCAGGTGGACCAGGTTATGGCGAATCTCGTTGTAAATGCCCGGGATGCTATATCTGATGTGGGGAAGTTGGTCATAGAGACGAAAAATACAACAGTTGATGAAGATTACTGCAAAAGCAACCCGGAGGCCATTCCGGGGCGATACGTCATGCTGGCAGTCAGCGATGATGGATGCGGAATAGAAACAGAGGTCATGGGCCAACTGTTTGAGCCGTTTTTTACAACCAAGGAAATCGGAAAAGGAACCGGCTTAGGTTTGCCCACGGTTTACGGCATTGTCAAACAGAACAATGGCTTTATAAACGTATACAGCGAGCCTGGAGAAGGAACGACCTTTAAAATATATCTTCCTTCCCATGAAGAGGATAGATCCTCTTTGCAGTCCACAAAAGAGTTCAGCGAGCAAATCCCTACAGGAACGGAGACCGTTCTGGTTGTTGAAGATGAAAAGACGATACTGCAACTGTCAAAGCAGATGCTCGAAAGGCTGGGTTATACCGTTGAGACCGCCGGAACTGCGTCTGAGGCTTTGCAGATTTTCCATGAATATGATGGAATAATAGACCTTTTGATAACCGATGTAGTTATGCCGGAGATGAGCGGGCGGGAATTATCATCGCAATTGCTAAAAAACCACCCTGGTCTCAAAACCCTTTACATGTCAGGCTATACAGCCAATGTGATCGCCCATCACGGGGTGATTGATGAAGGTGTCCAATTTATTCACAAACCATTTTCGCTGAAAGATCTGGGCCTGAAAGTGCGGGAAGTTCTTGAGCAGGAATAG
- a CDS encoding histidine kinase dimerization/phospho-acceptor domain-containing protein, with product MAESKTSNDELLQYAESIINTVREPLIVLDHDLRVISVSRSFYGVFKVNPTETVGQLIYDLGNKQWDIPKLRELLENILPQKTTFDNYEVEHDFATIGRRTMLLNARQIHRVFGKERIILLAIEDITERKEIEKGLAKAHEDLEVLAAELERTARVKSDFLANMSHELRTPLNSIIGFSEVLYIPIVFVTASVMEEGREELKDITNSGFIGKPINTRTFAKDVSQFIR from the coding sequence ATGGCAGAGTCTAAAACATCCAATGATGAACTCCTTCAATACGCCGAGAGTATCATCAATACCGTGCGTGAGCCTTTAATCGTTCTGGATCATGATTTAAGGGTGATTTCCGTCAGCCGCTCCTTCTATGGCGTCTTTAAGGTAAACCCCACAGAGACCGTTGGGCAGCTTATTTATGACCTGGGCAATAAACAATGGGACATCCCCAAGCTGCGCGAACTGCTGGAAAACATCCTTCCCCAAAAGACCACCTTTGACAACTACGAGGTTGAGCACGATTTTGCCACCATCGGCAGGCGCACAATGCTTTTGAATGCCCGGCAGATTCACAGGGTGTTTGGCAAAGAACGGATCATCCTGCTGGCCATTGAAGACATCACTGAGCGCAAGGAGATAGAAAAGGGTCTGGCAAAAGCGCATGAAGACTTAGAGGTGTTAGCCGCCGAGTTAGAACGTACCGCTCGGGTGAAGTCTGATTTTCTTGCCAACATGTCGCATGAACTCAGGACCCCGCTCAACTCCATTATCGGCTTCTCTGAGGTATTATATATTCCCATTGTTTTTGTGACTGCTTCTGTAATGGAAGAAGGCAGAGAAGAGTTAAAAGACATAACGAACAGTGGCTTCATCGGCAAGCCGATCAATACACGCACTTTTGCAAAAGACGTCAGTCAGTTTATCAGGTGA